From a region of the Hymenobacter jejuensis genome:
- a CDS encoding family 1 glycosylhydrolase: MPKGFLTHIKEKFGDGHYEGDEFGGAGGRDGSGLPSGAAGNFMFATGIECSYPTIDHGRTRRDLLAECGHYDRWQEDLQLVKDLGLKVLRYGLPYYTIHRAPGHYDWEFADQVMAEMQRLGITPILDLLHFGVPDWIGNFQNPELPVHFAEYAAAVARRYPWVRYYTPVNEIYVSARISAKDGVWNEQLRTDKGFITALKHLTAASIMATQQIAKVRPDCIIVQSESAEFTHELRAVRTPSIQIENKLRFLSLDLLYAHHPDAEVLTYLLDNGLTRKEYDWFMAGEPPGYQIMGNDYYGRNERIVLPNGEICTSMDVLGWYNITHEYYQRYLKPVMHTETNVFDAHEAPTWLWKQWVNILRMRKEGVPVLGFTWYSLIDQIDWDIALAQKVGKVNPCGLYDLDRKPRPVAEAYRMLLQEYGQITIVPHGELFEVTKQPATLKVEI, from the coding sequence ATGCCCAAAGGCTTTCTGACCCACATAAAAGAGAAATTCGGCGATGGCCACTACGAGGGCGACGAATTTGGCGGCGCGGGTGGGCGCGATGGCAGCGGACTGCCGTCGGGTGCGGCGGGCAACTTTATGTTTGCGACGGGCATCGAGTGCTCCTACCCCACCATCGATCACGGCCGCACGCGCCGCGATTTGCTGGCTGAGTGTGGGCACTACGACCGTTGGCAGGAAGATTTGCAGCTGGTGAAAGACCTGGGGTTGAAGGTATTACGCTACGGACTACCGTATTACACTATTCACCGCGCGCCGGGCCATTACGACTGGGAATTTGCCGACCAGGTGATGGCCGAGATGCAGCGCTTGGGCATCACGCCGATTCTGGATTTGCTGCACTTCGGCGTGCCCGACTGGATCGGTAATTTCCAGAACCCCGAGCTGCCGGTGCATTTTGCCGAATACGCCGCGGCCGTGGCCCGGCGCTATCCGTGGGTGCGGTACTACACGCCCGTCAACGAGATTTATGTGTCGGCCCGCATCAGCGCTAAAGACGGCGTCTGGAACGAGCAGCTCCGCACCGACAAAGGCTTTATTACGGCCCTGAAACACCTGACGGCCGCCAGCATCATGGCCACCCAGCAGATTGCCAAAGTGCGTCCCGACTGCATCATCGTGCAAAGCGAATCGGCGGAATTTACCCACGAGCTGCGCGCGGTACGCACACCTTCTATTCAGATCGAGAACAAATTGCGGTTTTTGTCGCTAGATTTATTGTACGCACATCATCCTGATGCTGAAGTACTTACTTATTTGCTCGACAACGGTCTGACGCGCAAGGAATACGACTGGTTTATGGCCGGCGAGCCGCCCGGCTACCAGATCATGGGCAACGACTACTACGGCCGCAACGAACGCATTGTGCTGCCCAACGGCGAGATCTGCACCAGCATGGACGTGCTGGGATGGTATAACATCACGCACGAGTACTACCAGCGCTACCTCAAGCCCGTGATGCACACCGAAACCAACGTGTTCGACGCCCACGAAGCCCCGACGTGGCTCTGGAAGCAGTGGGTCAATATTCTGCGCATGCGCAAGGAAGGCGTACCGGTGCTCGGCTTTACGTGGTATTCGCTTATCGATCAGATCGATTGGGACATTGCGCTGGCCCAGAAAGTCGGCAAGGTCAACCCCTGCGGCCTCTACGACCTCGACCGCAAGCCCCGCCCCGTGGCCGAAGCGTATCGCATGCTGTTGCAGGAGTACGGCCAGATTACCATCGTGCCCCACGGCGAGCTGTTTGAAGTGACCAAGCAGCCGGCTACCCTCAAAGTAGAGATTTAA
- a CDS encoding GMC family oxidoreductase, whose amino-acid sequence MPDEEVAEEGVLNPVQPEIQDPLLKQLMQEKTVLEPAPEPLELELPTEEVDCVVIGTGAGGAPLLARLAMAGLKVVALEAGPWHNPQRDFATDEHAQNFLFWNDERLSAGQDPVAFGKNNSGTGVGGSTLHYTAYTPRAQPDDLHLNRDFGVGVDWPFGYDELAPYYDELEHFLGISGPTPYPWGPARKRGYPLAPLPLNGAAQLMQRGCEQLGLRTSPAANAALSARYYQEGVGWREACTNRGFCQAGCSTGAKASMDVTFIPLAVAHGADIRPNSYVTEIERDTKGHITAVVYLQNGQPHRQACRNVFLCAGAIETPRILLLNELALTSGQVGRNFMAHTGIQVWGTFDEDIRPYKGIPGSLISEDTHRPQDADFAGGYLLQSIGVMPVTFAGQVVRARKLWGPALRNYMQQYNHIAGINILGDCLPHADNYLELADEKDARGIAKPRIHFTNQENETRMTRHAEQVMRRIWEAAGARDVWAFPRNAHVIGTARMGLSGDDAVVDANGRAFDVPNLYICDNSLFPSALSVNPALTIMALSLRTADKFLEKERRRDA is encoded by the coding sequence ATGCCCGACGAAGAAGTAGCCGAAGAAGGCGTGCTGAACCCTGTGCAGCCCGAAATTCAGGATCCGTTGCTGAAACAGCTGATGCAGGAAAAAACCGTTTTGGAGCCCGCGCCCGAACCACTTGAGCTGGAGCTTCCCACAGAAGAGGTTGATTGTGTGGTGATTGGCACCGGAGCGGGCGGCGCGCCCCTACTGGCTCGACTGGCTATGGCGGGCTTGAAAGTGGTGGCGCTCGAAGCCGGGCCGTGGCACAACCCCCAGCGCGATTTTGCCACCGACGAGCACGCACAGAATTTCCTGTTTTGGAACGACGAGCGGCTGTCGGCGGGCCAAGACCCCGTGGCTTTTGGCAAGAACAACTCCGGCACCGGCGTGGGCGGCTCTACGCTACACTACACTGCTTACACCCCCCGCGCCCAGCCCGACGATCTGCACCTAAACCGCGATTTCGGCGTGGGCGTCGACTGGCCTTTCGGCTACGACGAGCTTGCACCGTATTACGATGAGCTTGAGCACTTTCTGGGTATTTCGGGGCCGACGCCCTACCCGTGGGGACCAGCCCGCAAGCGGGGATATCCGTTGGCGCCGTTGCCGCTCAACGGGGCTGCGCAACTTATGCAGCGTGGCTGCGAACAGCTTGGCTTACGGACTTCGCCGGCCGCCAACGCGGCGCTATCGGCACGCTACTACCAAGAGGGCGTGGGCTGGCGCGAGGCCTGCACCAACCGCGGCTTCTGCCAGGCCGGTTGTAGCACCGGCGCCAAAGCCAGCATGGACGTCACGTTTATTCCGCTGGCCGTAGCCCACGGCGCCGACATTCGCCCCAATAGCTATGTAACTGAAATTGAGCGCGATACAAAAGGCCACATTACCGCCGTAGTGTACCTCCAAAACGGCCAGCCACACCGGCAGGCGTGTCGCAACGTGTTTCTGTGTGCGGGGGCCATCGAAACACCAAGAATCTTGCTGCTCAACGAGTTGGCACTCACCAGCGGGCAAGTAGGCCGCAACTTCATGGCCCATACCGGCATACAGGTGTGGGGCACCTTCGACGAGGATATTCGGCCCTATAAAGGCATTCCCGGCTCGCTGATTTCTGAAGATACCCACCGCCCCCAGGACGCCGACTTTGCGGGCGGCTACTTATTGCAAAGCATTGGCGTTATGCCCGTTACGTTTGCGGGCCAAGTGGTGCGGGCGCGCAAGCTGTGGGGTCCGGCGCTGCGCAACTATATGCAGCAATACAACCACATCGCTGGCATCAACATCCTGGGCGATTGCCTGCCGCACGCCGATAACTATCTGGAACTAGCCGACGAAAAAGACGCCCGCGGCATCGCCAAGCCCCGAATCCACTTCACTAACCAGGAAAACGAAACCCGCATGACGCGCCACGCCGAGCAAGTGATGCGCCGCATTTGGGAGGCCGCTGGGGCCCGCGACGTGTGGGCCTTTCCGCGCAATGCGCACGTCATTGGCACGGCCCGCATGGGCCTCAGCGGCGACGATGCCGTGGTGGACGCCAACGGCCGCGCCTTCGACGTTCCGAACTTGTATATCTGTGATAACTCGTTATTTCCCAGTGCTTTGAGTGTCAATCCGGCTCTTACCATTATGGCCTTAAGCCTACGCACCGCCGATAAATTTCTGGAAAAAGAAAGACGGCGCGACGCCTGA
- a CDS encoding gluconate 2-dehydrogenase subunit 3 family protein, whose protein sequence is MSASPYPEGTVRALLATELVTEATRAALLARLEPVVHEPAYFDAATYELLRTVCARIFPQPDREEPIELAIAIDKRLLEGRSDGWRYDALPPDRETYRLGLGGIQESAQAMYQQDFTQLSDQQKDAVIQAIQEARAPGAIWETLPAGRFFEEMLAEMTELYYAHPLAQEEIGYVGMADVPGWSRIELGELEPREPEKNAEINR, encoded by the coding sequence ATGTCTGCTTCGCCCTATCCCGAAGGCACTGTGCGTGCCCTGCTGGCCACGGAACTCGTGACTGAGGCTACCCGTGCGGCCCTGCTTGCCCGCCTGGAGCCGGTGGTGCACGAGCCAGCGTATTTCGATGCCGCTACCTACGAGCTGCTACGGACCGTGTGCGCCCGCATCTTCCCGCAGCCCGACCGCGAGGAACCCATCGAGTTGGCCATTGCCATTGACAAACGCCTGCTGGAAGGCCGCAGCGACGGTTGGCGCTACGACGCTCTCCCGCCCGACCGCGAGACGTACCGCCTCGGGCTGGGTGGCATTCAGGAAAGCGCTCAAGCAATGTATCAGCAGGACTTCACGCAACTCTCTGACCAGCAGAAAGATGCTGTAATCCAGGCAATACAGGAGGCGCGGGCGCCGGGCGCCATTTGGGAGACGCTGCCAGCCGGAAGGTTCTTCGAGGAAATGCTGGCCGAAATGACCGAACTCTACTACGCGCATCCGCTGGCTCAGGAAGAAATTGGCTACGTCGGCATGGCCGATGTGCCCGGCTGGTCGCGCATCGAGCTTGGCGAGCTGGAGCCCCGCGAGCCGGAAAAGAATGCCGAAATCAACCGATAG
- a CDS encoding M20/M25/M40 family metallo-hydrolase gives MRKAYGMGLLGSLLLLAGFAAPDSALQKVRQFRQSHENQLLAEYMQLLVIPNVAVDTANLRQTANFIADMMRRRGISGVQLLRAPTAGVAPAVYGEVRTPGAKRTLIFYAHYDGQPVNPKQWAAGLSPFQPTLASASLAKGGQLLPAPQPGTALNPEWRLYARGSSDDKAGVMSILSAYQALQASKLKPTVNLKFFFEGEEEAGSPHLSEILGNNKSLLQSDLWVICDGPVHQSGRKQVVFGARGDVNVELTVYGPKRPLHSGHYGNWAPNPAMTLAQLLASMKDSTGRVTVAGFYDDVVPLTAAEQQAVRNVPNLDTTIREELGFVRPDGGGQTLNELINQPSLNINGLQSANVGAQAANVIPTTATAVLDLRLVLGNDYQKQIQKVVRHMQRQGFFVTANEPTDAERLRYPRIVRLVPKAGYNAQRTPMDLPIARSIVAAVQSTTNQPVVALPTSGGSLPLYAFKEQLNATTITVPVANYDNNQHAENENLRLGNLWDGLETMAAIMRLK, from the coding sequence ATGAGAAAAGCATACGGTATGGGGCTGCTCGGCAGCCTATTGCTCTTGGCTGGTTTTGCCGCGCCTGATTCGGCTTTGCAGAAAGTACGGCAGTTCCGGCAATCGCATGAAAATCAGCTACTTGCCGAGTACATGCAGCTGCTGGTCATCCCGAACGTTGCGGTGGACACAGCCAATCTGCGCCAAACCGCCAACTTCATCGCCGACATGATGCGCCGGCGCGGCATTAGCGGCGTGCAGTTGTTGCGCGCGCCTACTGCGGGCGTTGCGCCCGCCGTGTACGGCGAAGTGCGTACGCCCGGCGCCAAGCGCACCCTGATTTTCTATGCCCACTACGACGGCCAGCCCGTTAACCCGAAGCAGTGGGCTGCGGGTCTGAGCCCTTTTCAGCCGACGCTGGCCAGCGCCTCGCTTGCCAAAGGCGGCCAGCTGTTGCCCGCGCCTCAGCCCGGTACCGCCCTCAACCCCGAGTGGCGCCTCTACGCCCGCGGCAGCTCCGACGACAAAGCCGGCGTGATGTCGATTTTGTCGGCATATCAGGCTTTGCAAGCCAGTAAGCTCAAGCCCACGGTCAACCTTAAGTTCTTTTTTGAGGGCGAAGAAGAAGCCGGTTCGCCGCACCTAAGCGAAATTCTGGGCAACAACAAAAGCCTGCTTCAGTCCGATCTGTGGGTGATTTGCGACGGGCCGGTGCACCAGTCGGGCCGCAAGCAGGTGGTGTTTGGCGCCCGCGGCGACGTGAACGTGGAGCTGACCGTGTACGGCCCCAAACGCCCGTTGCATAGCGGCCACTACGGCAACTGGGCGCCCAACCCAGCCATGACACTTGCTCAGCTCTTGGCCTCCATGAAAGACAGCACCGGCCGCGTCACCGTGGCGGGTTTCTACGACGACGTGGTGCCGCTAACGGCCGCCGAGCAGCAGGCCGTGCGCAACGTGCCCAACCTCGACACGACCATTCGGGAAGAGCTGGGCTTCGTCCGGCCCGACGGGGGCGGCCAGACATTGAACGAGCTAATCAACCAGCCCTCGCTGAATATCAACGGGTTGCAGAGCGCCAACGTGGGCGCGCAGGCCGCTAACGTCATCCCGACCACCGCCACGGCGGTGCTGGATCTGCGCCTCGTGCTGGGCAATGATTACCAAAAGCAAATTCAGAAAGTGGTGCGCCACATGCAGCGGCAGGGCTTCTTCGTGACTGCCAACGAGCCCACCGACGCCGAACGCCTGCGCTACCCGCGCATTGTGCGCTTGGTGCCCAAAGCCGGCTACAACGCCCAGCGCACCCCCATGGATCTGCCCATTGCGCGCAGCATTGTGGCGGCCGTACAATCCACTACGAATCAGCCGGTTGTGGCGCTGCCGACTTCCGGCGGCAGCTTGCCGTTGTACGCGTTTAAAGAACAGCTCAACGCGACTACCATCACGGTGCCCGTGGCCAATTACGACAATAATCAACACGCCGAGAACGAGAACCTGCGCCTCGGCAACCTCTGGGACGGCCTCGAAACCATGGCGGCGATCATGCGGCTCAAGTAA
- a CDS encoding SDR family oxidoreductase, translated as MAKDMKAEKQPYPAKQADMKQQPDTDFVNYKAANKLQGKIALITGADSGIGRAVAIAFALEGADVAVLYNENDVDANETKRQVEKRKRKCLLLKLDVRDPEQCKQAVRQTLAHYGGLNILVNNAAFQMAQEKFEEIPEEQIRRTFDTNILGYIWMAQAAIPHLQAGDCIINTGSIVGLTGNPILIDYTCTKSAIHALTKSLATYLGEKNIRVNCVVPGPVWTPNIPGTMPAEEIAKFGYEVALKRPGQPEELAPAYVLLASQDGSFMTGSLVHVTGGKLSSDQ; from the coding sequence ATGGCCAAGGACATGAAGGCCGAAAAGCAGCCCTATCCGGCCAAACAAGCCGACATGAAGCAGCAGCCCGACACGGACTTTGTTAATTACAAGGCAGCCAATAAGTTACAGGGGAAAATTGCGCTCATCACCGGGGCCGACTCGGGCATTGGGCGGGCCGTGGCCATAGCCTTTGCCTTGGAAGGCGCCGACGTGGCTGTGCTCTACAACGAAAACGACGTAGATGCCAACGAAACCAAGCGCCAGGTAGAAAAACGCAAACGCAAGTGCCTGTTGCTCAAGCTCGACGTGCGCGACCCCGAGCAATGCAAGCAAGCCGTGCGCCAGACCTTGGCCCACTACGGCGGCCTGAACATACTGGTCAACAACGCCGCTTTTCAGATGGCGCAGGAAAAATTTGAGGAAATCCCGGAAGAGCAGATTCGCCGCACCTTCGACACCAACATTCTGGGCTATATCTGGATGGCACAGGCAGCCATTCCGCACCTGCAGGCCGGCGACTGCATCATCAATACGGGCAGCATTGTGGGGCTCACCGGCAACCCAATACTGATTGATTATACCTGCACCAAATCGGCGATTCATGCCCTGACCAAATCGCTGGCTACCTACTTGGGAGAGAAGAACATACGCGTGAATTGCGTAGTACCCGGCCCCGTCTGGACGCCCAACATTCCGGGTACAATGCCGGCCGAAGAAATCGCCAAGTTTGGGTACGAGGTGGCGCTCAAGCGGCCCGGCCAACCCGAAGAATTGGCCCCAGCTTACGTGCTGCTGGCTTCGCAGGACGGCTCGTTTATGACGGGAAGCCTGGTGCACGTAACGGGCGGCAAACTCAGCAGCGACCAGTAA
- a CDS encoding alkene reductase codes for MSQVPNLFTPIQVGALTLPNRLAMAPMTRSRATNPGNVPTDSIIEYYVQRASAGLIITEGSQVSLQGVGYINTPGIYSDEQVAGWKKVTDAVHAAGGRIFIQLWHVGRVSHPFFHNGELPVAPSAIKPEGVKAFTGQGFEEVPTPRALELSEIPGVVEQFRLAARNAKLAGFDGAEIHGANGYLLDQFLQDGSNQRTDEYGGSLENRARFVLEVVEAVADELGADRVGIRFSPQGSASIQDSDRVKTFSYITEQLNKFNLAYLHVIEARPGHPMAAAAGVPVVAAHLRQIFNGTFILNGGYTQETADQAIANNEADVIAFGVPFIANPDLPERFRVGAALNSPDFSTFYVPGDKGFIDYPSLEEQPQTEEANGHYNN; via the coding sequence ATGAGCCAAGTTCCAAATCTATTTACGCCCATTCAAGTGGGCGCCCTTACGCTCCCTAATCGCCTGGCAATGGCGCCCATGACGCGCAGCCGGGCCACCAACCCAGGCAACGTCCCGACTGATTCCATCATCGAATATTACGTGCAGCGCGCTTCGGCCGGCCTGATCATCACGGAAGGTTCGCAGGTTTCGCTACAGGGTGTGGGCTACATAAACACGCCCGGCATTTACTCAGATGAGCAAGTAGCTGGCTGGAAGAAAGTTACGGACGCTGTGCACGCCGCGGGCGGTCGTATTTTTATTCAGCTGTGGCACGTGGGTCGCGTTTCGCACCCGTTTTTCCACAATGGCGAGTTGCCCGTAGCTCCGTCGGCCATCAAGCCGGAAGGCGTGAAAGCCTTTACGGGCCAAGGATTTGAAGAAGTTCCGACGCCGCGTGCGCTCGAACTCAGCGAGATTCCGGGCGTGGTAGAGCAATTCCGCTTGGCGGCCCGCAACGCCAAGCTTGCCGGTTTCGACGGCGCCGAAATCCACGGGGCCAACGGTTATTTGCTCGACCAGTTTCTGCAAGATGGCTCCAACCAGCGCACCGACGAGTACGGCGGCAGCCTCGAAAACCGGGCGCGCTTTGTATTGGAAGTGGTTGAAGCAGTGGCAGATGAGTTGGGCGCCGACCGCGTGGGCATTCGTTTCTCACCCCAAGGCAGCGCCAGCATCCAGGACTCTGACCGCGTGAAAACGTTTAGCTACATAACCGAGCAACTCAATAAGTTTAACCTCGCTTACCTGCACGTAATCGAGGCGCGCCCAGGCCATCCGATGGCGGCCGCGGCAGGCGTACCGGTCGTAGCCGCGCACCTGCGTCAGATCTTCAACGGTACTTTCATCCTGAACGGGGGCTACACGCAAGAAACTGCAGATCAGGCCATTGCCAACAACGAGGCTGATGTGATTGCCTTCGGTGTACCCTTCATCGCCAACCCCGATCTGCCCGAGCGCTTCCGCGTTGGGGCCGCCCTCAACTCGCCTGATTTCAGCACGTTCTACGTGCCCGGCGACAAGGGTTTCATTGATTATCCTTCGCTGGAAGAGCAGCCCCAAACGGAGGAAGCCAACGGCCACTACAATAACTAG
- a CDS encoding SDR family oxidoreductase has product MSEPAKRVALVTGGNKGIGLEIARQLGQQGITVVIGARDEARGNAAANQLCQEGLDAHAVQLDVTNAEEVAALPAFFQQRFGRLDILVNNAGVQEDPTGNATVALFRSTFEINVFAVFAVTEALLPLLKQSPAGRIVNHSSRLGSLTAMSNSPFLMPAYMSSKAALNMLTVLTARELKDTTVKVNSAHPGWVKTELGGEGAPLSIEEGARTAVELATLPSDGPTGGFFHKGQPLPW; this is encoded by the coding sequence ATGAGCGAACCGGCAAAGAGAGTAGCCCTGGTTACGGGCGGCAACAAAGGCATTGGCTTGGAAATAGCCCGTCAACTAGGCCAGCAAGGCATTACGGTAGTGATTGGCGCTCGCGACGAGGCTCGCGGCAACGCAGCCGCCAACCAATTGTGTCAGGAAGGCCTCGATGCGCACGCCGTGCAGCTCGACGTAACCAACGCCGAGGAGGTGGCCGCGCTGCCCGCTTTCTTTCAGCAACGTTTTGGCCGGCTTGATATTCTTGTCAACAACGCCGGGGTGCAGGAAGACCCTACTGGCAACGCTACGGTGGCGCTGTTTCGGAGCACGTTCGAGATCAATGTGTTCGCGGTTTTTGCCGTGACGGAGGCACTGCTGCCGCTGCTTAAGCAAAGTCCGGCGGGCCGCATCGTCAACCACAGCAGTCGCCTGGGTTCGCTTACGGCCATGAGCAACAGCCCTTTTTTGATGCCGGCCTACATGTCGTCGAAAGCGGCGCTGAACATGCTCACGGTGCTTACAGCCAGAGAGTTAAAAGACACCACCGTCAAAGTAAATTCGGCGCATCCCGGCTGGGTAAAAACGGAGCTTGGCGGCGAAGGCGCGCCACTCAGCATCGAAGAAGGTGCACGCACGGCCGTTGAGCTGGCGACGCTGCCCAGCGATGGTCCTACGGGCGGCTTTTTTCACAAAGGCCAGCCGTTGCCGTGGTAA
- a CDS encoding PA14 domain-containing protein, with product MKALVRLLSLMLLGVAQVSMAQVAAGDGLKGDYFDGKNFEKLALTRIDKTIDFNWTIGPRGEGRWISPGPNVPGEQFSVHWTGYLYAPVTGVYTFQITTDDGMRVRVGGRKILNSWQNQAAAVYTAHQRLTAGRYYSLQVDYYQVEKDTRALLAWQLPNSTEAPQPIPTTNLYSAMPTSAVPILPKSARPQPAVAARSTTANNTPVVAAAPTTPPRKSILTPLKAALPTGRRPRAIAAQPKVASAPEPVTDEAASLPDMSALGKGDVVTLPNLYFTQSTATLLPTSRPVLNALARTLREQPALRMEIAGHTDNVGEAALNLRLSEQRARVVRQYLVQQGIDSVRLTARGYGGMRPVADNQDPKQRPRNRRVEVVVQ from the coding sequence ATGAAAGCATTGGTGCGGTTGCTGTCGTTGATGCTGCTCGGTGTAGCGCAGGTGAGCATGGCGCAGGTTGCCGCCGGCGACGGTTTGAAAGGCGACTATTTCGACGGCAAGAATTTCGAGAAGCTGGCCTTAACCCGCATCGACAAAACGATCGATTTTAACTGGACCATCGGCCCCCGAGGGGAAGGCCGGTGGATATCGCCCGGGCCGAACGTACCCGGCGAGCAGTTTTCGGTGCACTGGACGGGGTACCTATATGCCCCAGTAACAGGGGTTTACACTTTTCAAATCACGACCGATGACGGCATGCGCGTACGGGTAGGCGGCCGGAAAATCTTAAACTCTTGGCAAAACCAGGCTGCCGCCGTTTATACGGCCCACCAACGGCTAACGGCAGGCCGGTACTACTCGCTGCAGGTAGACTATTATCAGGTTGAAAAGGACACGCGGGCGCTGCTGGCTTGGCAGCTACCCAACTCCACCGAAGCGCCCCAGCCCATCCCGACTACCAATCTGTATTCGGCTATGCCAACCTCTGCCGTACCTATTCTGCCTAAATCAGCTCGGCCTCAGCCCGCCGTTGCAGCCCGCTCAACGACAGCAAACAATACACCTGTAGTAGCCGCCGCCCCGACAACACCTCCCAGAAAATCAATACTTACGCCTTTAAAAGCGGCGTTACCAACAGGCCGTCGGCCGCGGGCAATTGCAGCACAGCCCAAGGTAGCGTCTGCGCCCGAGCCTGTCACCGACGAAGCGGCATCCTTGCCCGATATGTCGGCATTGGGCAAAGGCGACGTCGTGACGCTGCCCAACCTGTATTTTACCCAAAGCACTGCCACCCTGCTGCCGACTTCGCGCCCTGTGCTCAATGCCTTGGCTCGCACTCTACGCGAGCAGCCCGCACTGCGCATGGAAATAGCCGGCCACACCGACAATGTAGGCGAAGCCGCGCTAAATCTCCGGCTTTCGGAGCAGCGCGCCCGTGTGGTGCGGCAGTATCTGGTGCAGCAAGGCATTGATTCGGTGCGGCTTACGGCCCGCGGCTACGGCGGCATGCGCCCCGTCGCCGACAACCAAGACCCCAAACAACGGCCGCGCAACCGTCGGGTAGAAGTGGTTGTGCAGTAG